A genomic window from Candidatus Acididesulfobacter guangdongensis includes:
- the tsaE gene encoding tRNA (adenosine(37)-N6)-threonylcarbamoyltransferase complex ATPase subunit type 1 TsaE translates to MNLPFKYVSKLPAETEQIAEEFGSMVSCGDFILLKGRLGAGKTKFVSGMTKYFCHVKDSGNIVTSPTFSLMNRYFCGIDKSNKEIVIDHFDFYRLKNLYDLENSGFFDSLSSDSITIAEWGDKIGFDYINIIKNYYFEVNIAVNEADNEFTAENLYREIIIEKKIIKN, encoded by the coding sequence ATGAATTTGCCGTTTAAATATGTATCAAAATTGCCTGCCGAAACGGAACAAATAGCGGAAGAATTTGGAAGTATGGTGTCGTGCGGAGATTTTATTCTTTTAAAAGGAAGACTTGGGGCAGGAAAAACAAAATTTGTTTCCGGTATGACTAAGTATTTTTGCCATGTCAAAGATAGCGGCAATATCGTAACCAGTCCCACTTTTAGCTTGATGAACAGATACTTTTGCGGTATAGATAAAAGCAACAAAGAGATTGTCATCGACCATTTTGATTTTTATAGATTAAAAAATTTATACGACCTTGAAAATTCGGGTTTTTTTGATTCTTTATCATCTGATTCCATTACAATAGCGGAATGGGGAGATAAAATAGGATTTGATTATATAAATATTATAAAAAATTATTATTTTGAAGTGAATATAGCTGTCAATGAAGCAGATAATGAGTTTACGGCAGAAAATTTATACAGAGAGATAATTATCGAAAAAAAAATAATTAAAAATTAA
- a CDS encoding DUF3426 domain-containing protein — protein sequence MERWTLGGDSSSDINKNKKKDDEDINFILDGFNDNDNINEQNSGMKQSSTPNGNKSQKKNYSGDKKAKRSPSQKILYVFLFIAAVISIYYVIKTFYPNNDIHIKIFNLKTKLYRSKVLPENNLLITGFLSNNNKFPIGFVKLKCNLYSSKNIILATKYVYAGNFINLSKLKTMSNTSINRAFQNKNGKSMSDLEIVPQHPIKFMVVFLNVPTDTKNFSITVSHFYAIKKK from the coding sequence ATGGAACGCTGGACTCTGGGCGGCGATAGCTCTTCGGACATTAATAAAAATAAAAAAAAAGACGATGAAGACATTAATTTTATATTAGACGGTTTTAACGATAATGATAATATTAATGAACAAAATAGCGGAATGAAACAATCGTCAACTCCGAACGGCAATAAATCCCAAAAAAAAAATTATAGCGGAGATAAAAAGGCTAAACGTTCGCCAAGCCAAAAAATATTGTACGTTTTTTTATTTATAGCGGCTGTTATTTCCATATATTATGTTATTAAAACATTTTATCCAAACAACGATATACATATAAAAATTTTTAATTTGAAAACAAAACTTTACAGATCTAAAGTACTGCCTGAAAATAATCTGTTAATAACCGGATTTTTGTCAAATAATAACAAATTTCCGATAGGATTTGTAAAATTAAAATGCAACCTTTACAGCTCTAAAAATATAATTTTAGCGACAAAGTACGTCTATGCAGGAAATTTCATAAATCTCAGCAAATTAAAAACCATGTCTAACACATCAATTAATAGGGCATTTCAGAATAAAAACGGAAAAAGTATGTCCGATTTAGAAATAGTGCCGCAGCACCCTATAAAATTTATGGTTGTTTTTCTTAATGTGCCGACTGACACTAAAAATTTTTCAATAACCGTCAGCCATTTTTATGCTATCAAGAAAAAATAA
- a CDS encoding polyphosphate kinase 2 family protein, which yields MKIKSEDFLVKEGDKVDLSKWSSYIEPPYKSNKKYKKLLEDHVLQLSELQQLHYARGKHAILLIFQAMDAAGKDGAIKHVMSGINPQGCQVFSFKSPSASELQHDFLWRTTRNLPERGRIGIFNRSYYEEVLIVRVHPDMLINEAISDGSNSSKNYAKIWHERYRSINDMEKHLYANGTHIIKFFLHLSKEEQRKRFLARIDEPDKNWKFSMADIKERKFWDSYMNAYEECLSNTSTKKSPWYIVPADDKHTARLIVSQTLLDTMKGLKMSYPEVSEERRAELLLIRKELVK from the coding sequence ATGAAAATAAAATCAGAAGATTTTTTGGTAAAGGAGGGTGATAAAGTTGACCTGTCAAAATGGTCTTCTTATATTGAACCTCCGTATAAATCCAATAAAAAATACAAAAAACTGCTGGAAGACCACGTATTGCAGCTGAGCGAACTGCAGCAGCTTCACTATGCACGCGGAAAGCATGCAATATTATTGATTTTTCAAGCTATGGATGCTGCAGGCAAAGACGGTGCTATAAAACATGTAATGTCTGGAATCAATCCGCAAGGATGCCAGGTTTTCAGTTTTAAATCTCCAAGCGCGTCGGAACTGCAGCATGATTTTCTCTGGCGCACTACGCGTAATTTACCAGAACGCGGACGCATAGGTATTTTCAACCGGTCTTATTACGAGGAAGTTTTAATAGTACGCGTGCATCCGGATATGCTAATCAATGAGGCAATTTCTGATGGTTCTAACAGTTCTAAAAACTATGCTAAAATATGGCATGAACGCTATCGTTCAATAAATGACATGGAAAAACATCTTTACGCCAACGGTACGCATATTATAAAATTTTTTCTTCATTTATCTAAAGAAGAGCAGCGCAAACGTTTTCTGGCGCGAATTGACGAACCGGATAAAAACTGGAAATTTAGTATGGCAGATATCAAAGAGCGCAAGTTTTGGGATTCCTACATGAATGCCTATGAAGAATGTCTCAGTAATACCAGCACAAAAAAATCGCCATGGTATATTGTTCCCGCCGATGATAAACACACGGCAAGACTTATTGTATCCCAAACACTTCTTGATACTATGAAAGGACTGAAAATGTCTTATCCTGAAGTAAGCGAAGAACGTCGCGCCGAATTACTGCTTATTCGTAAAGAACTTGTAAAGTAG
- the tatA gene encoding twin-arginine translocase TatA/TatE family subunit, with product MFGFSPIAIFVLLLVVVLVFGVGKLPELGSGIGKAIKNFKRSASGQDEIDVTPEPSKRQVKKITSNPQKLTKKTASKKISSKRSVKVKKA from the coding sequence ATGTTTGGTTTTTCTCCTATTGCTATTTTTGTATTGTTATTAGTTGTGGTTTTAGTGTTTGGAGTAGGCAAATTGCCTGAATTAGGAAGCGGTATAGGAAAAGCGATAAAAAATTTTAAAAGAAGCGCGTCAGGACAGGATGAGATAGATGTGACTCCGGAGCCTTCTAAACGGCAGGTTAAAAAGATAACGAGTAACCCTCAAAAATTAACAAAAAAAACAGCTTCAAAAAAAATTTCGTCTAAACGAAGCGTCAAAGTAAAAAAAGCGTAA
- a CDS encoding CBS domain-containing protein, with product MITAKDIMSTDLVTVKEDTDIKTLSKIFIEKKINSVPVVDDEGKLIGIVSETDLVYQDASLHIPTVFSIFDSVFYLQSSKHFKEDLNKITASKVKDIMTKKVLSIKENESIYDIASIITEKKFYSIPVVDDNDKLKGIVSRFDIIKSMTDENKK from the coding sequence ATGATTACCGCTAAAGATATAATGAGTACGGATTTAGTGACAGTTAAGGAAGATACCGATATAAAAACTTTATCTAAAATATTTATAGAAAAAAAAATTAATTCTGTGCCGGTAGTAGATGATGAAGGCAAGCTTATAGGCATAGTGTCGGAAACAGACCTTGTCTATCAAGACGCGAGTCTTCATATACCTACTGTTTTTAGTATATTTGACAGTGTTTTTTATCTTCAGAGCTCTAAACATTTTAAAGAAGATTTAAATAAAATAACCGCTTCAAAAGTGAAAGATATTATGACGAAAAAAGTTCTGTCCATAAAAGAAAATGAATCTATATATGATATCGCAAGTATAATCACCGAAAAAAAATTTTATTCAATACCGGTCGTTGACGACAATGATAAATTAAAAGGAATAGTTTCAAGATTTGATATTATAAAATCTATGACGGATGAAAATAAAAAATGA
- the lpdA gene encoding dihydrolipoyl dehydrogenase: MNIMDNFDICVIGGGPAGYVAALKSALNGMKVAIIEKDKLGGTCLNRGCIPTKVLYSKAKFLSSLKSGVSGFHIDKYNYNYEDIINYKDEVVSTLVGGVGKLLKARNVNVFNGTAFIVSAPVKKDNIAAVIKIKENNDNSEIEIAASNIIIATGSSPAMIPAFHIDHENIITSDEILNIKSVPEDIAIIGAGVIGCEFANIFNEFNSKVTMLELLPSILSTEDKEISKFTHKILTSKNIEIRTSVEVADISAGGRGAVVSLKTGENIEAEKVLVSIGRNLNTGSLGLKEIGVELDAKGKIKTDAHNETNIPGIYACGDVIDGPMLAHKASYDGVIASENIAGRKIEKNYSALPWSIYVSPPIGTVGLKEGDKGLENIKYRVGRFSYAANGMALAMEEKEGFLKVLTEEETGRIIGATGIGADMPELAAEITAIMHFNGTINDAEFTIHSHPTLSEIVPEAVLDSIGEAIHKYNPRMFKK, encoded by the coding sequence ATGAATATTATGGACAATTTTGATATTTGCGTTATAGGCGGAGGACCTGCGGGCTATGTCGCAGCTTTAAAATCGGCTCTTAACGGTATGAAAGTCGCTATAATTGAAAAAGATAAGCTGGGCGGAACATGTTTAAACAGGGGGTGTATACCAACTAAGGTATTATATTCAAAAGCTAAATTTTTAAGCAGTCTGAAATCCGGCGTGAGCGGTTTTCATATCGATAAGTATAATTACAATTATGAAGATATAATAAATTATAAAGATGAAGTAGTTTCTACATTAGTAGGGGGGGTCGGCAAACTTCTCAAAGCCAGAAATGTCAACGTTTTTAACGGAACTGCTTTTATAGTATCGGCTCCTGTTAAAAAAGACAATATTGCAGCGGTAATTAAAATTAAAGAAAATAATGATAATAGCGAAATAGAAATAGCGGCTTCAAATATTATCATTGCAACAGGTTCGTCTCCTGCAATGATTCCTGCATTTCATATTGACCACGAAAATATTATAACATCCGACGAAATATTAAATATTAAATCGGTGCCTGAGGATATCGCCATTATCGGAGCAGGAGTTATAGGGTGTGAATTTGCAAATATTTTTAATGAATTTAATTCTAAAGTTACCATGCTTGAACTGTTACCGTCTATATTGAGCACCGAAGATAAAGAAATTTCTAAATTCACGCATAAAATACTTACATCAAAAAATATTGAAATAAGGACTTCCGTCGAAGTTGCCGATATATCGGCCGGCGGCAGGGGAGCCGTTGTTTCGTTAAAAACCGGCGAAAATATTGAAGCTGAAAAAGTATTAGTTTCTATAGGAAGAAATCTGAATACCGGCAGTTTAGGTTTAAAAGAAATAGGCGTAGAATTAGATGCCAAAGGTAAAATAAAAACTGATGCGCACAATGAGACAAATATTCCGGGTATTTATGCCTGCGGCGATGTTATAGACGGTCCTATGCTGGCACATAAGGCGTCTTACGACGGCGTTATCGCTTCTGAAAATATTGCCGGCAGAAAGATTGAAAAAAACTATTCCGCGTTGCCGTGGTCTATTTATGTCAGTCCGCCTATAGGCACTGTAGGACTAAAAGAAGGCGATAAAGGATTAGAAAATATAAAGTATAGAGTCGGTCGTTTTTCTTATGCAGCTAACGGTATGGCTCTTGCTATGGAAGAAAAAGAAGGTTTTTTGAAAGTGCTGACGGAGGAAGAAACAGGCAGGATTATAGGTGCTACGGGAATCGGGGCAGATATGCCGGAATTGGCAGCTGAAATTACCGCTATAATGCATTTTAACGGAACTATAAATGATGCGGAGTTTACCATCCATTCTCATCCGACATTATCCGAGATAGTTCCCGAGGCAGTGTTAGATTCAATAGGAGAAGCTATTCATAAATATAATCCCAGAATGTTCAAAAAATAA
- a CDS encoding citramalate synthase: MKNNNANKNIEIYDTTLRDGTQGEGFSLSLDDKLMIADILDELGVQFIEGGYPLSNQKDNKFFELSSKKKYINSKITAFGSTKKKNCKASSDAGLLTLSDLDIEYVTIFGKSWDLHVKEILKASCEENLELIADSIDFLKQNGKIVFFDAEHFFDGFKNNEEYSVKTIQSALSSGAEKVVLCDTNGGTLPHEILNIINKLSDFYNIDVNRLGIHAHNDTDCAVANTLSAVLCGVSHVQGTINGYGERTGNANLSSIIPNLALKLGLNCIPENKLKDLTKVSHLIDEISNNIPVKNKPYVGESAFAHKAGVHANAVLKNPSSYEHIEPSSIGNARRFLISDLSGKGNIEAKAKELGFDLSRINEEQEKALLNKIKEMEDNGFNFESADGSFKMLLNKYSSEKYNNYFKLISFKVVIEKSSLENAAEYSENSYNILSEAAVTLNINGKIEHTAAIGSGPVNALDNALRKSLLRFYPVLNEMKLSDFKVRVINGRNMKSGTGSFVRVLIESSDKASKWTTIGVSENIIEASYQALADSINYKLIKENI; encoded by the coding sequence TTGAAAAATAATAATGCCAATAAAAATATCGAAATCTACGATACGACCCTGAGAGACGGAACGCAGGGCGAAGGTTTTTCTCTTTCTTTAGACGATAAATTAATGATAGCTGATATTCTCGATGAGCTTGGGGTGCAATTTATAGAGGGCGGCTATCCTTTATCAAACCAGAAAGATAATAAATTTTTTGAATTGTCGTCAAAGAAAAAATATATAAATTCTAAAATAACCGCTTTTGGCAGCACTAAAAAGAAAAATTGCAAAGCATCTTCCGATGCCGGTCTTTTGACATTATCCGATTTAGATATTGAATACGTAACTATTTTTGGTAAATCATGGGATTTACATGTTAAAGAAATTCTAAAAGCTTCATGTGAAGAAAATTTAGAATTAATTGCTGACTCCATAGATTTTTTAAAGCAAAACGGGAAAATCGTTTTTTTTGATGCAGAACATTTTTTTGACGGTTTTAAAAATAATGAAGAATATTCAGTTAAAACTATTCAATCGGCATTGTCTTCAGGAGCGGAAAAGGTTGTGCTCTGCGATACTAACGGAGGTACGCTGCCGCATGAAATTTTAAATATAATCAACAAACTATCCGATTTTTATAATATTGATGTTAATAGATTAGGAATTCATGCGCATAATGACACGGATTGCGCCGTAGCCAATACTCTTTCGGCAGTTTTATGCGGTGTCAGCCATGTGCAGGGAACAATAAACGGTTATGGAGAACGAACAGGGAATGCAAATTTATCGTCTATAATACCAAATCTTGCATTAAAATTAGGGCTAAATTGTATTCCTGAGAATAAATTAAAAGACCTAACCAAAGTATCTCATCTTATAGATGAGATATCTAATAATATTCCTGTTAAAAATAAACCTTATGTCGGAGAAAGCGCATTTGCTCATAAGGCAGGAGTACACGCAAACGCTGTTCTTAAAAACCCGTCGTCTTATGAGCATATAGAACCGTCGTCGATCGGCAATGCACGCAGATTTTTAATATCCGATCTTTCCGGCAAGGGAAATATAGAGGCTAAAGCAAAAGAACTCGGTTTTGATTTAAGCCGTATAAATGAAGAACAGGAAAAAGCACTGCTTAATAAAATTAAAGAAATGGAAGATAACGGATTTAATTTTGAAAGCGCCGACGGTTCATTTAAGATGCTTCTTAATAAATATTCGTCTGAAAAATATAATAATTATTTTAAGCTAATATCATTTAAGGTTGTAATTGAGAAGAGTTCATTAGAAAACGCTGCCGAATACAGTGAAAATAGCTATAACATCTTAAGCGAAGCAGCCGTCACACTTAATATTAACGGAAAAATTGAGCATACAGCTGCTATTGGAAGCGGTCCTGTCAATGCTTTGGATAATGCTTTGAGAAAATCTTTGTTAAGATTTTATCCTGTGCTGAATGAAATGAAGCTGTCTGATTTTAAGGTCAGGGTAATAAACGGACGCAATATGAAATCAGGGACAGGTTCTTTTGTGAGGGTTCTTATAGAATCTTCCGATAAAGCTTCAAAATGGACGACTATCGGAGTATCTGAAAATATTATAGAGGCGAGCTATCAAGCTTTAGCAGACAGCATTAATTATAAATTAATTAAAGAAAATATTTAA
- the rfaE2 gene encoding D-glycero-beta-D-manno-heptose 1-phosphate adenylyltransferase, whose translation MDRIINNTDVLNKLVAELKDKSKKIVFTNGCFDIIHAGHVAYLNEAKQLGDILIVGINSDSSVKKLKGNSRPIVTEDDRSYIIANLKPVDFVVIFSDDTPYNLINEIKPDYLVKGSDYKNQEIAGSDIVKSYGGQVVLIDYVNGKSTTNIINNIKSAILSP comes from the coding sequence ATGGATAGAATTATTAATAATACAGATGTCTTAAATAAATTAGTTGCCGAACTGAAAGATAAATCAAAAAAAATAGTTTTTACCAACGGATGTTTTGATATTATTCATGCGGGACATGTCGCATATCTCAATGAAGCAAAACAATTAGGCGATATTCTGATAGTCGGTATCAATAGCGATTCATCCGTCAAGAAACTCAAAGGAAACAGCAGACCTATAGTTACTGAAGATGACAGGTCCTATATAATTGCAAATTTAAAACCTGTTGATTTTGTCGTCATATTCAGCGATGATACACCGTACAATTTAATCAACGAAATAAAACCAGATTACTTAGTAAAAGGTTCAGACTACAAAAATCAAGAAATAGCAGGGTCGGATATAGTCAAATCATATGGAGGACAAGTAGTCCTTATAGATTATGTCAATGGAAAATCTACTACCAATATAATTAATAATATAAAAAGCGCTATCCTCTCGCCGTAA
- a CDS encoding aspartate kinase has product MSLIVQKFGGTSMGNVERIRQVASRVICEKNNNNDVVVVVSAMSGETNRLLNLALEIGGTHNNLATDMVISTGEQVSAGLLSIALNNEGYKAVPMLAHQVKIKTDGTYGNARIFSIDAENIKKQLENNNIVVVAGFQGIDDYGCITTLGRGGSDTTAVAIAAALNAERCDIFTDVEGVYTSDPSIVPEARRLDVVYFDEMIEMSSLGAKVLQIRSVEFAMKYKVNLFVKSTFVDGPGTQIKFSSKEDSMEELQVSSVACDKDEAKLSIRGIPDKPGIAAAIFSSIADAGLVVDMIIQNISVEGLTDLTFTVTKKDLKKALEITQNIAIKLNAKEVISDDKIAKISVIGVGMRNHFGTASTMFSALSKENINIMMISTSEIKISCIVELKYAELATRILHETFNLGINNKL; this is encoded by the coding sequence ATGTCCCTTATAGTGCAAAAATTCGGCGGAACTTCAATGGGGAACGTGGAACGGATAAGACAAGTTGCGTCTCGCGTAATCTGTGAAAAAAACAATAATAATGACGTTGTTGTAGTTGTCAGCGCGATGAGCGGCGAAACAAACAGACTGTTGAATCTTGCTCTTGAAATTGGCGGAACCCATAATAATTTAGCGACTGATATGGTAATATCCACAGGAGAGCAGGTTAGCGCAGGATTGCTGTCAATAGCTTTGAATAACGAAGGGTATAAAGCTGTTCCCATGCTTGCACATCAGGTAAAAATAAAGACGGACGGGACTTACGGCAATGCAAGAATTTTTTCTATTGACGCCGAAAATATAAAAAAACAATTAGAGAATAACAATATAGTCGTGGTCGCCGGTTTTCAGGGGATTGATGATTACGGATGCATAACAACCCTCGGAAGAGGCGGTTCAGATACTACTGCAGTTGCGATTGCAGCCGCTTTAAATGCGGAACGATGCGATATTTTTACAGATGTGGAAGGCGTTTATACTTCTGACCCTTCTATTGTTCCTGAAGCAAGAAGGTTAGATGTGGTTTATTTTGATGAAATGATTGAAATGTCCAGTTTAGGCGCTAAAGTTCTGCAAATTCGCTCGGTTGAGTTTGCAATGAAATATAAAGTAAATCTATTTGTAAAATCAACTTTCGTTGACGGACCTGGGACGCAAATTAAATTTTCAAGTAAAGAGGATAGTATGGAAGAATTGCAGGTTTCAAGCGTTGCTTGCGATAAAGATGAAGCAAAGTTATCTATCAGAGGTATTCCCGATAAACCAGGTATCGCAGCGGCTATATTTTCAAGTATTGCCGATGCAGGTCTGGTAGTGGATATGATAATTCAGAATATTTCGGTTGAAGGATTAACGGATTTAACATTTACCGTTACTAAAAAAGACCTCAAAAAAGCCTTGGAAATTACTCAGAATATAGCTATTAAACTTAATGCGAAAGAGGTGATATCGGATGATAAAATTGCTAAAATATCCGTTATAGGGGTTGGAATGAGAAATCATTTCGGAACGGCATCTACTATGTTTTCCGCTCTTTCTAAAGAAAATATCAACATAATGATGATTTCTACTTCTGAAATTAAAATATCATGTATAGTAGAATTAAAATACGCAGAACTTGCAACGAGGATATTACATGAGACTTTTAACCTCGGAATAAATAATAAATTGTGA
- a CDS encoding Ppx/GppA family phosphatase has product MKNLAVIDIGSNSISLQISEIKGKSYDIIEDYKETIRIGEDVFKTGIISESTIQSIMTVLEKMKVLIGKKTDKKEKPYIRAVATAPFRDASNSKDVVNMAKDKFDIDIEVIDGNEEARIVDLYASANFQMSKLNALTVDIGGGTLELIISKEGEITDLHSIPLGMLRLKNDFLKNNPPKNNEIEKLMKHIEKTLKDAGIYKKINKDIDTLIFTGGTITNIASIYNKREHLRDENVNFVDKKFIEFFLNELKDKTFEERNNIKGIDTQRTDIIQPAALIAEMLLDKTNCDGFFTIKGGLKNGLTIDTLNNHGIRMHFQENADVRLSRILEIGSKFFFEEEHARRTEKIAKILFIKLKDILKLNEEDYKLLEAASLLHDVGSYISYYDHHKHSYYLIKNSDFIGYSSNEIKIIANIARYHRKSFPKKSQKCYAELSSKNQELVQKLSAILRIADALDNSHKSAVKDIDVKIDDDSIKIMLKSNSKDADLSLEIQSAMDKKNFLEFIAKKEVTVK; this is encoded by the coding sequence ATGAAAAATTTAGCGGTAATTGATATCGGAAGCAATTCAATCAGTCTGCAGATTTCAGAAATTAAAGGAAAATCTTACGATATTATAGAAGATTATAAAGAAACTATAAGAATAGGCGAAGATGTTTTTAAAACAGGGATTATTTCGGAATCTACAATTCAATCAATTATGACCGTTTTAGAAAAAATGAAAGTTTTAATAGGTAAAAAAACCGACAAGAAAGAAAAACCGTATATAAGAGCCGTAGCTACGGCTCCTTTCAGGGATGCCTCAAACAGCAAAGATGTTGTTAATATGGCAAAAGACAAATTTGACATCGATATAGAAGTTATTGACGGAAATGAAGAAGCCAGAATTGTTGACCTTTATGCTTCTGCTAATTTTCAGATGAGCAAATTAAACGCTCTTACGGTAGATATAGGCGGCGGCACTTTGGAACTTATTATATCTAAAGAAGGTGAAATAACCGACTTGCACAGTATTCCTCTGGGCATGCTAAGATTAAAAAATGATTTTTTAAAAAACAATCCTCCGAAAAACAACGAAATTGAAAAATTAATGAAACATATTGAAAAAACGCTCAAAGATGCGGGTATTTATAAAAAAATAAATAAAGATATAGATACTTTAATTTTTACAGGCGGAACTATAACTAATATTGCGTCTATATACAATAAAAGAGAGCATTTAAGAGACGAAAACGTAAATTTTGTCGATAAAAAATTTATTGAATTTTTTTTAAATGAGCTTAAAGATAAAACATTTGAGGAAAGAAATAACATTAAAGGAATAGATACTCAGAGAACCGATATAATACAGCCTGCAGCTTTAATTGCGGAGATGTTGTTAGATAAAACAAATTGCGACGGTTTTTTTACTATTAAAGGCGGACTCAAAAACGGTTTGACTATCGATACGTTAAATAATCACGGTATAAGGATGCATTTTCAGGAAAATGCCGACGTAAGACTTTCACGCATCTTAGAAATAGGCTCTAAATTTTTCTTTGAAGAAGAACACGCGCGTCGGACAGAAAAAATTGCTAAAATACTTTTTATAAAATTAAAAGATATTTTAAAATTAAATGAGGAAGATTATAAACTTTTGGAGGCGGCTTCGCTTCTGCATGATGTGGGCAGTTATATTTCTTATTACGACCATCATAAACATTCATATTATCTAATAAAAAATTCTGATTTTATAGGATACAGTTCTAATGAAATTAAAATAATAGCTAATATTGCACGCTATCATAGAAAGAGTTTTCCGAAAAAGAGCCAGAAATGCTATGCGGAACTTTCAAGCAAAAATCAGGAACTTGTTCAAAAACTCTCGGCAATTCTCAGAATAGCAGATGCGCTCGATAATTCTCATAAATCGGCTGTTAAAGATATTGATGTGAAAATTGACGACGATTCAATTAAAATTATGTTAAAATCTAATTCAAAAGATGCCGACCTTTCTTTAGAAATTCAAAGTGCAATGGATAAAAAAAATTTTCTGGAATTTATAGCTAAGAAGGAGGTAACAGTAAAATAA